GCCTCTAAAATACTTTAGTTTTTCAAAACCATTTTATTTACACTAAATTATTTTAGTATTTTGTAAACTATGTATTCATTATATATAAATATTTTCTAAAAGTCAAGAATAAAAATATTTTTTTTGTGCATTTCTAACAAATGAAAGCTGATTATTTATTATTAGCTATAAAAACAACTAAATATAGGCACTGTTTTATATTTTTCAGTACTATTGATTTATTTTAGATTTTGCTTTATAATGTTTTAATACTTCTAAAAAAGGGAGGCATCATGCATGATGCATATTAAGACACTGGATGAAGGCTTGGATGTATTTAAAGCTCTTGGCTCAGAAATTAGAATTTCAATCATAAAGCTATTATTAAAAAATAAGGGCATGAATATGAATGAGCTTGCTACCAGCTTAAAGATTACTAACGGCGCTTTAACCAGTCATATAAAAAAATTAGAGGATTGCGGTATTGTCACTATTGTTAGTGAATCTGCCGGTCACGGAAATCAAAAGAAATGTATGGTCCACCTGGATAAGATTTTAGTTGAATTGGAAAGCGAAGAATTTAAGAAAAATATTTATGAAACTGAACTTAAAATCGGTCACTATTCGGATTATCAGGTATACCCTACCTGCGGACTAGCCACCTCTTCCCAGCTTATTGGTGAAGTTGATGATGCCAGATACTTCGCTCACCCTAGCCGTATTGACAGTGATATCCTATGGTTTACCAGAGGTTATGTGGAATATATGATACCTAATTTTTTACCTGTATCACAAAAAATTGACCAAATCACTATTTCAGCAGAATTAAGCTCTGAGGCACCCGGCGTTAACAACGTATGGCCTTCAGATATTTATTTTCACCTGAATGATACGTGTCTTGGAATGTGGACCAGCCCAGGCGATTTCGGCGATGTAAAAGGTATCTTTACTCCTGACTGGTGGTATCCCAACTGGAATCAGTATGGACTTCTAAAACTAATTGTAATTAACGAGAATGGAACTTTTATCGATGGATTACAGATATCAGAGGTATCTTTAAAAGATTTGAATCTTGATTACAGAAGCAATATCAAATTTAAGTTTGCTATACCGGAAAGCGCAGAACATGTGGGGGGATTAACTATCTTTGGACGCAACTTTGGTAATTACAATCAGGATATAAAAGTTCGTATTCATTATAGCCCGATTGACGAAATCAGTAATTCAGCCAATTCCTAAAAATCTACCGACTGGCAGATTAAGGAATAGTAGTATTTTCAATAAAATAACCACAGAATTTTCTGTGGTTATTTTTTAACGAAAACTGCACATTACCTTGGTTTTTTCAGCAACCATAATTACGCTTAATAAAA
The nucleotide sequence above comes from Anaerocolumna cellulosilytica. Encoded proteins:
- a CDS encoding ArsR/SmtB family transcription factor, with amino-acid sequence MMHIKTLDEGLDVFKALGSEIRISIIKLLLKNKGMNMNELATSLKITNGALTSHIKKLEDCGIVTIVSESAGHGNQKKCMVHLDKILVELESEEFKKNIYETELKIGHYSDYQVYPTCGLATSSQLIGEVDDARYFAHPSRIDSDILWFTRGYVEYMIPNFLPVSQKIDQITISAELSSEAPGVNNVWPSDIYFHLNDTCLGMWTSPGDFGDVKGIFTPDWWYPNWNQYGLLKLIVINENGTFIDGLQISEVSLKDLNLDYRSNIKFKFAIPESAEHVGGLTIFGRNFGNYNQDIKVRIHYSPIDEISNSANS